Proteins encoded by one window of Venturia canescens isolate UGA chromosome 2, ASM1945775v1, whole genome shotgun sequence:
- the scrib gene encoding protein lap4 isoform X7 — translation MFRCIPIFKGCNRQVESVDKRHCSLPSVPDDILRYSRSLEELLLDANHIRDLPKNFFRLQRLRKLGLSDNEIHRLPPDIQNFENLVELDVSRNDIPDIPENIRNLSSLQVADFSSNPIPRLPAGFVQLRNLTVLGLNDMSLTNLPPDFGRLEALQSLELRENLLKSLPESLSQLSKLERLDLGDNEIEELPSHIGKLPALQELWLDHNQLQHLPPEIGELKTLACLDVSENRLEDLPDEIGGLESLTDLHLSQNVIEKLPDGLGELGKLTILKVDQNRLSVLNESIGKCESLQELILTENFLFELPVSIGNLVNLNNLNVDRNSLQSLPTEIGNLKNLGVLSLRDNKLQFLPTEVGNCTALHVLDVSGNRLQYLPYSLISLNLKAVWLSENQAQPMLTFQTDVDEETGQEVLTCFLLPQLEYHVANQNGCRIEIRSAAQANEMRELASSDDEGWQEKEASRTHSVKFTDDAPEADKETPFVRQNTPHPKELKAKAHKLFSKGKNDSRSGSTDEQDVSQTFGLDKTETMNATTNEEHTEQEHIPTCNDEETREMTKVSESEGPFETSMAHETLENDDVTTQQQPSGPNSTTTDNDFEGSVSETRCRDEDESESEDMQRHVEFTILEDADYEGGGDSGKPNRLHRRDTPHHLKNKRIHTSIDKDKVASIIAQALMKKSDDQPVSLTPTTESVEQCELNSQGATSDVEPSIEVREEQYEIHIERTTGGLGLSIAGGIGSTPFKGDDEGIFISRVTEGGPADLAGLRVGDKVISVNGVSVVDVDHYDAVEVLKACGRVLILVIVREVTRIVPPSEQMSIRKDSICSSMSTSRAPSATSYVSSTAMSHNLENGDSSLTHDIVKTRKIPEPIAVARTSGEPLIPVLVHTTLIRDQNGLGFSIAGGKGSSPFKDNTDAIFISRITDGGVAQKDGKLLVGDKVISINGVEMTGAKHEQAVGMLTGLERFVRLVVEREIPISQANPATSVTPSEKSPRLIGGAPRPYTGLYSANSYMANRPGLASYRRSIDADKTLSPSPTSSTPPPPPPPVPPPQLSSKPEAINGIAKMNGVTERSGPTGATSPSNLTSPSSNQPQPAPRLSMTQPATGSGHPVGDSTNSGRSESGEQRSNSPQEDIQDVVLMKEGSLGFSIIGGTDHSCTPFGAKEPGIFISHVVPGGIAANSGKLRMGDRILKVNGTDVTKATHQEAVMELLRPGESIILTVQHDPLPESYQLVEIEYIPVTELVIVKEPGEKLGMHIKGGLRGQRGNPLDHTDEGVFISKINSGGAARRDGRLKVGMRLLEVNGTSLLGATHQEAVNILRCSGNTITLVVCKGYDKNEIEHIMTMSSGRDSKNSKTSQERKDSLTEGLKSLSQSVSSLDRDDEEAATLRQEQEMKAELVAWEQEERERALVEQREKSTPEKVLDVVRAAESLVNKPNSPVDMPVPPKSPGGTKDLKTTTIVMSKHTLAPQNPTPMLPKEDTGTSVDDPSSPITPNTATSLHSNATTTNLDKSSMSQTLPSSKKKVSSVPKRSITFAELPKPSRSTSTDALASGNIKFRPTHSIMKERPITMHERANFYSSSNLYDKNYNVENAKITEPRFRLPPTPLTNPGCTGEKLRTTMASSNKRQIARSVEGKFLVEPSPTPSPTPAPVKMSVSDRKKLFENAVEEHLKPSPKPDKVFSFLSQDEVEKMKQEEEKKIATLTRDELKSWAQIDEMEGLDESEDALEDQDNRRPNSRLSSRSSIPSLQGVPSVVRTAKAERRLKERMIQEGLISDDDEESHLSPAEQRALRAEKRAAWRQARLKSLEQDALQAQIVIKKMSEMMDTSNKSEVIQDPSELDRSSDHDRPNEFTALRPSSADFPKLAVRSKLGPSKAVRESEKVVDEKVTRRTEEYVDEVTGERRVRTVEYVEKLIEREVETLREKIISLELSNAEEEVDGVKVEMGASDAESESEELTRQDSTINDASVDNSDSLICTSSSQSVSITAKTATNSTVNAAKKKKRKRSKKGRN, via the exons ACATACCGGACATTCCTGAGAATATCAGGAACTTGAGCTCTCTACAGGTGGCAGACTTCAGCAGTAACCCGATACCAAG GCTTCCGGCTGGTTTCGTGCAACTGAGAAACCTAACTGTACTCGGCCTCAATGACATGTCCCTCACGAACTTGCCACCAGATTTTGGCCG TTTGGAAGCCCTTCAGTCGCTGGAATTGAGGGAAAATTTGCTCAAATCCTTGCCCGAATCACTCTCTCAGCTCTCGAAACTCGAGAGGCTGGATCTTGGTGACAACGAGATCGAGGAATTG CCGTCGCACATAGGAAAATTACCCGCACTACAGGAATTGTGGCTCGACCACAATCAATTGCAACACTTGCCACCAGAAATCGGTGAATTGAAGACCTTGGCGTGCCTGGACGTTTCGGAGAACCGCTTAGAGGATTTGCCGGATGAGATCGGTGGTCTCGAGTCGTTGACAGATTTGCATCTGTCGCAAAacgtcattgaaaaattgcctGATGGCCTTGGCGAGCTCGGGAAATTAACGATACTTAAAGTCGATCAAAATCGATTGTCCGTCCTGAACGAGAGCATTGGCAAATGCGAAAGTCTTCAAGAGCTCATTCTTACGGAAAATTTCCTCTTCGAGCTACCGGTCTCCATAGGGAATCTTGTCAACTTGAATAATCTTAACGTCGATCGCAATAGCCTGCAATCGCTTCCCACAGAAATCG GAAACTTGAAGAACTTGGGGGTACTTTCGCTTAGGGATAACAAATTGCAATTTTTACCTACCGAAGTTGGCAACTGTACGGCCCTCCACGTTTTGGATGTTTCTGGAAACAG GTTGCAGTACTTGCCGTATTCGCTGATAAGTTTAAACCTCAAAGCTGTGTGGCTGAGCGAGAATCAAGCGCAGCCAATGCTGACGTTCCAGACCGATGTTGACGAGGAAACCGGTCAAGAGGTTCTCACGTGTTTCTTATTGCCACAGTTGGAGTATCACGTAGCTAATCAGAACG GATGTCGTATCGAAATACGAAGCGCTGCACAGGCGAACGAGATGAGAGAATTAGCGAGCAGCGACGACGAAGGATGGCAAGAAAAAGAAGCCTCGAGAACGCATTCCGTTAAATTTACGGACGATGCGCCGGAAGCCGACAAGGAG ACTCCATTCGTCAGACAAAATACGCCACATCCGAAAGAACTCAAAGCTAAGGCACACAAGTTATTCAGTAAGGGAAAGAACGACAGTCGATCGGGATCAACCGACGAACAG GACGTGTCGCAAACATTTGGTCTCGATAAGACCGAGACAATGAATGCGACGACGAACGAGGAGCACACGGAACAGGAGCATATTCCTACGTGTAATGACGAGGAGACGAGAGAAATGACGAAAGTTTCAGAGTCCGAAGGGCCGTTTGAAACTTCCATGGCTCATGAGACGCTTGAAAACGATGACGTTACGACGCAGCAACAACCGTCGGGACCAAACTCAACGACGACA GATAACGATTTCGAGGGTTCGGTGTCGGAAACGAGGTGTAGGGATGAGGATGAGTCTGAGTCTGAGGACATGCAGAGACATGTCGAATTTACGATATTGGAAGACGCCGATTACGAGGGTGGGGGTGACTCGGGCAAGCCAAACAGGCTACATCGCCGGGACACCCCGCACCATCTGAAAAACAAGCGAATTCATACCTCGATTGACAAGGATAAAGTTGCTTCGATCATCGCACAG GCTCTAATGAAGAAAAGCGACGACCAACCTGTCTCTCTGACCCCGACGACAGAATCCGTGGAACAATGTGAGCTCAATAGCCAAG GGGCAACCTCGGACGTAGAACCGTCGATAGAAGTACGGGAAGAGCAGTACGAAATCCATATCGAAAGGACGACCGGAGGCTTGGGTCTGTCTATTGCTGGTGGCATCGGATCAACACCCTTCAAGGGCGACGACGAAGGCATCTTTATTTCTAGAGTCACAGAAG GTGGACCCGCAGATTTGGCTGGTTTGAGGGTCGGCGACAAAGTTATCTCAGTTAACGGTGTCTCGGTAGTCGACGTCGATCATTATGACGCAGTTGAAGTTCTCAAAGCATGCGGTCGTGTGCTTATACTCGTTATCGTCCGCGAAGTTACGAGAATAGTGCCACCGTCCGAACAA atgtcTATTAGAAAGGATTCAATATGTTCGAGTATGAGCACGAGTCGAGCTCCCAGTGCTACGTCATATGTTTCCTCAACCGCAATGTCTCACAATCTCGAAAACGGTGACAGCAGCTTAACTCACGATATTGTCAAA ACACGAAAAATTCCTGAGCCCATCGCCGTTGCGAGAACAAGCGGCGAACCTCTGATACCGGTTCTCGTACACACGACGCTTATTCGCGATCAAAATGGTCTAGGATTCAGTATAGCAGGCGGAAAGGGGTCATCGCCTTTCAAAGACAATACGGAC GCAATATTCATCTCGAGAATTACGGACGGTGGAGTAGCGCAGAAAGATGGCAAATTGTTGGTCGGTGACAAAGTCATATCG ATAAACGGTGTCGAGATGACGGGCGCGAAGCACGAGCAGGCTGTGGGAATGTTGACGGGATTGGAAAGGTTCGTTCGATTGGTTGTCGAACGGGAGATACCAATTTCACAGGCGAATCCCGCGACGAGTGTGACGCCTTCAGAAAAATCGCCACGTTTGATCGGTGGTGCTCCGCGTCCTTACACGGGGCTTTACAGCGCCAATAGTTATATGGCGAACAGGCCAGGTTTGGCGAGTTACAGACGCTCGATAGACGCCGACAAGACACTTTCTCCGAGCCCAACGTCGAGTACACCGCCGCCTCCCCCGCCGCCAGTTCCGCCACCTCAATTGTCCTCCAAACCCGAGGCGATCAATGGAATCGCAAAGATGAACGGCGTGACGGAAAGATCCGGTCCTACCGGAGCCACGAGCCCCTCGAACTTGACATCTCCCAGCTCCAACCAACCGCAACCAGCGCCAAGATTATCCATGACGCAGCCTGCTACAGGATCCGGTCATCCCGTCGGTGACTCGACGAACAGCGGACGTTCCGAGAGTGGTGAACAAAGATCGAATTCGCCGCAGGAAGATATACAG GATGTCGTGCTAATGAAGGAAGGCTCATTGGGCTTCAGTATCATTGGTGGAACCGATCACTCTTGTACTCCCTTCGGCGCCAAGGAGCCTGGGATTTTCATATCACAC GTGGTACCCGGTGGCATAGCAGCTAATTCAGGAAAACTACGAATGGGCGATAGAATATTGAAAGTTAATGGAACAGACGTGACAAAAGCAACTCACCAAGAAGCGGTCATGGAACTCTTACGTCCTGGAGAATCGATCATTCTCACGGTTCAGCACGATCCACTGCCGGAAAGTTATCAG CTGGTCGAAATAGAGTACATCCCGGTGACA GAACTCGTCATTGTGAAGGAACCCGGTGAGAAATTGGGTATGCACATCAAGGGCGGTTTGAGAGGACAACGTGGCAATCCTCTCGATCACACGGACGAGGGTGTATTTATATCGAAAATCAATTCGGGTGGTGCAGCCAGACGTGACGGCAGACTTAAG GTTGGTATGAGATTGCTGGAAGTAAATGGCACGTCGTTGCTCGGTGCAACCCATCAGGAAGCGGTGAATATTCTCAGATGTTCCGGGAACACGATAACCCTCGTGGTTTGTAAAGGATACGATAAGAACGAGATCGAACATATAATGACAATGTCGAGTGGTCGggactcgaaaaattcgaaaacctCTCAGGAGCGCAAAGACTCACTGACCGAGGGCCTCAAATCGTTATCCCAAAGTGTCTCGAGCCTCGATCGGGATGATGAGGAAGCGGCAACTTTGCGACAAGAGCAAGAAATGAAGGCCGAACTCGTTGCTTGGGAACAAGAGGAACGCGAACGCGCTCTCGTCGAACAGCGAGAGAAATCCACTCCGGAAAAG GTATTGGATGTAGTTCGAGCAGCAGAGTCGCTAGTAAATAAACCGAATAGCCCGGTTGATATGCCAGTGCCGCCTAAATCACCTGGTGGCACAAAAGATCTTAAAACAACGACAATCGTCATGAGTAAACACACTCTGGCACCGCAAAATCCAACT CCAATGTTACCGAAAGAGGATACCGGAACATCCGTGGATGATCCCTCTTCGCCGATCACTCCGAACACTGCTACTTCTCTGCATTCTAACGCGACGACTACGAATCTCGATAAATCCTCAATGTCACAAACTCTACCGTCGTCGAAGAAAAAGGTTTCGAGCGTTCCAAAGCGTAGCATTACATTTGCCGAATTGCCAAAACCCTCGAGATCAACTTCCACCGATGCATTAGCATCTGGCAACATAAAATTCCGTCCGACACACTCGATCATGAAAGAACGTCCAATAACCATGCATGAAAGAgccaatttttattcctcctCAAATCTTTACGACAAAAACTATAATGTCGAGAATGCTAAAATAACAGAACCACGTTTTCGACTTCCTCCAACACCCCTGACAAATCCTGGGTGCACGGGAGAAAAACTTCGTACCACAATGGCTTCCTCTAACAAACGACAGATTGCACGTTCTGTCGAAGGAAAGTTTCTGGTTGAG CCTTCACCGACACCATCACCAACACCAGCGCCTGTCAAGATGTCAGTCAgcgatagaaaaaaacttttcgaaaatgCCGTCGAAGAGCATCTTAAACCTTCGCCAAAACCAG aCAAAGTATTCAGTTTCCTTAGCCAAGACGAagttgagaaaatgaaacaagAAGAAG agaaaaaaatagccacTTTAACGAGAGACGAGTTGAAGTCTTGGGCTCAGATCGACGAGATGGAGGGGCTCGACGAGTCCGAGGACGCGTTGGAAGATCAGGATAATAGAAGGCCTAA TAGCCGATTGAGCTCGCGAAGTTCGATACCCTCTCTGCAGGGCGTGCCCAGTGTCGTCAGGACGGCCAAAGCGGAACGACGTCTCAAAGAGAGAATGATCCAAGAG GGCCTGATCTCCGACGACGATGAAGAAAGTCATTTGAGTCCTGCGGAGCAGAGGGCGTTACGGGCCGAAAAAAGAGCTGCATGGAGGCAAGCGCGCTTGAAGTCTCTGGAGCAG GATGCGCTCCAGGCACAGATCGTTATTAAGAAAATGAGCGAAATGATGGACACGTCGAATAAGTCCGAAGTAATTCAAGATCCATCGGAATTGGATCGCTCGTCCGATCACGATCGACCGAACGAG TTCACTGCGTTACGGCCGTCTAGCGCGGATTTTCCAAAACTTGCCGTTCGGAGCAAGCTCGGACCGTCAAAAGCGGTTCGCGAATCGGAAAAAGTAGTGGACGAGAAGGTAACTCGACGCACTGAGGAATATGTCGACGAGGTGACCGGGGAACGTCGTGTACGAACTGTCGAATACGTCGAGAAGCTCATTGAGCGGGag GTTGAAACTCTGCGAGAGAAGATAATTTCTCTCGAGCTGAGCAATGCGGAGGAAGAAGTGGATGGCGTTAAAGTTGAAATGGGTGCGAGCGACGCTGAGAGCGAAAGCGAGGAATTGACCCGTCAAGACTCCACTATCAACGATGCCAGTGTGGATAATTCAGACTCGCTGATATGCACGAGCTCGAGTCAAAGCGTTTCTATTACTGCCAAGACAGCTACGAATTCAACGGTCAATGCAgccaagaaaaagaaaagaaagcgTTCGAAAAAAGGACGCAATTGA